From Varibaculum massiliense, a single genomic window includes:
- the rplJ gene encoding 50S ribosomal protein L10, whose amino-acid sequence MAKADKQAMIAQLEEKISSASALLLTEYRGLTVAQMTELRKNLAGTATYSVTKNTLARIAAKNQGIDFLEEELTGPTAIAFVTGEAVDAAKVLRDFAKENEQLVIRGGVLDGKFLSEEEVKKLAELDNRETTLAKLAGAMQGKLVQAAFMFKAPASKAVRTVDALREKQEKAA is encoded by the coding sequence ATGGCGAAAGCTGATAAGCAAGCCATGATCGCTCAGCTGGAAGAAAAAATCAGCTCGGCATCGGCCCTGCTGCTCACCGAATACCGCGGGTTGACCGTGGCTCAGATGACTGAGCTGCGCAAAAACCTGGCAGGAACGGCTACTTATTCCGTCACGAAGAACACGCTGGCAAGGATTGCCGCCAAGAACCAGGGGATTGACTTCCTGGAAGAGGAGCTAACCGGTCCGACCGCAATCGCGTTCGTAACCGGAGAGGCCGTGGACGCGGCCAAAGTGCTGCGCGACTTCGCCAAGGAAAACGAGCAGTTGGTGATTAGAGGCGGTGTCCTGGACGGTAAGTTCTTGTCTGAAGAAGAAGTCAAGAAACTCGCTGAACTGGATAATCGCGAAACTACGCTGGCCAAACTGGCCGGTGCAATGCAAGGCAAACTGGTACAGGCTGCCTTTATGTTCAAGGCGCCCGCCTCCAAGGCGGTTCGCACCGTGGACGCCCTGCGCGAAAAGCAGGAAAAAGCGGCTTAG
- the amrA gene encoding AmmeMemoRadiSam system protein A, translated as MTVPADAGKILLPLAREAIQTALLEQADPVIPDAPSWLQEEGASFVTLTENTNLRGCIGSLEEYRPLGRDVIANARAAAFQDPRFPAVNRAELPAIQIEVSVLSPRVTLQATTEAEVISQLKPQVSGVVLNAGYARATFLPQVWEQLPDPKEFLAHLKMKAGLPPSWWDPGAQVQTYTVTAWSE; from the coding sequence ATGACAGTGCCTGCAGATGCCGGAAAGATATTATTGCCCCTGGCGCGCGAGGCGATCCAGACCGCGCTATTAGAGCAGGCAGATCCGGTAATTCCCGATGCACCCTCCTGGTTGCAGGAGGAGGGAGCCAGTTTTGTTACCCTCACCGAAAATACGAATCTGCGAGGCTGTATCGGCAGCCTGGAAGAATACCGTCCCCTGGGGCGGGACGTGATAGCAAACGCGCGCGCCGCTGCTTTCCAAGACCCCCGTTTTCCCGCGGTGAACCGGGCGGAGCTGCCTGCTATCCAGATTGAAGTTTCGGTATTGAGCCCCCGGGTAACCCTGCAGGCAACCACTGAGGCAGAAGTAATTTCCCAGCTAAAACCCCAGGTGAGTGGGGTAGTGCTTAATGCTGGGTATGCCCGCGCTACCTTCCTTCCCCAGGTGTGGGAGCAACTTCCTGACCCTAAAGAATTCCTGGCGCACCTGAAAATGAAAGCAGGGCTACCTCCTTCCTGGTGGGATCCGGGCGCGCAGGTGCAGACCTATACGGTTACCGCCTGGAGTGAATGA
- a CDS encoding ABC transporter ATP-binding protein — protein sequence MTVLRHFGKREWLLSALAIITIICQVFLDLRLIDYMQTITEMIVEPGATVSGVLIEGAKMLGCAAGSLAVAVITGYCMAMIGATVARNLRQAVFTKAISLPEADFEHFGAPSLITRSTNDVTQVQMFVVMGCQLIVKAPILTVWALIKIAGKNLTWTAATGVAALILLVMIFVIWRIVMPRMMRMQRITDDLNRVTREHIEGVRVIRAYGSQDFHEKRFEATNTELTRTHLVVSGSFSFMMPMMNTVISGLNLAIYVLGAFMISAAAGPAKVTLFSQMIIFSGYATQAISGFLMMAMVFVFAPRAIVANRRIREVLDCEPSLVDPVVSADKPVFALGKEKSPSPQVPAIEFKDVSFRYPGAEEDALHQINLKIARGQTVALIGATGSGKTSLVNLIPRVYDPREGQVLVNGKDVREWRLRDLRNQIAYSPQKITLFTGTIASNIAFGEGLKNITPADIVEGGDTAACDFIDDKEGEFAAEVAQGGSNFSGGQKQRISIARTVARDAQILIFDDTFSALDYATDRDIRGELAEKAREKTQIIVAQRIATVREADQILVIDHGKIVARGTHESLMVSSKIYREIALSQLSEEELA from the coding sequence ATGACCGTGCTACGGCACTTCGGGAAGAGAGAGTGGCTGCTCAGCGCGCTGGCAATCATCACCATTATTTGCCAGGTATTCTTGGATTTGCGTCTGATCGACTATATGCAAACCATCACCGAAATGATTGTGGAGCCAGGGGCTACCGTCAGCGGGGTGCTGATCGAAGGCGCGAAGATGCTGGGATGCGCCGCTGGATCCCTGGCAGTAGCCGTCATTACTGGTTACTGCATGGCAATGATTGGTGCCACTGTTGCCCGCAACCTGCGTCAAGCGGTGTTTACCAAGGCAATTTCGCTCCCGGAAGCAGACTTTGAACACTTCGGCGCGCCCTCGCTGATCACGCGCTCCACTAACGACGTCACTCAGGTGCAAATGTTTGTAGTGATGGGGTGTCAGCTGATAGTAAAAGCCCCCATTCTCACCGTCTGGGCTCTTATTAAAATCGCAGGGAAGAACCTTACTTGGACTGCCGCTACCGGGGTTGCGGCTTTGATCCTACTAGTGATGATCTTCGTTATTTGGCGGATTGTGATGCCGCGGATGATGCGGATGCAGCGGATAACCGATGACCTTAACCGGGTAACCAGAGAACATATAGAGGGGGTGCGGGTTATCCGTGCCTACGGTTCCCAGGATTTTCACGAAAAGCGTTTTGAAGCCACCAACACTGAACTAACCCGCACCCACTTGGTAGTTTCCGGTTCTTTCTCCTTCATGATGCCCATGATGAACACCGTGATTTCCGGGCTTAACCTGGCGATCTATGTTTTGGGCGCTTTCATGATTTCTGCGGCCGCCGGTCCCGCGAAAGTAACTCTATTTTCGCAGATGATCATATTTTCTGGGTACGCCACCCAAGCGATCAGTGGTTTCCTAATGATGGCGATGGTGTTCGTATTTGCTCCCCGCGCGATTGTAGCTAACCGTCGCATCCGGGAAGTGCTTGATTGCGAACCCTCCCTAGTAGATCCGGTAGTTTCTGCAGACAAACCCGTATTCGCCCTCGGAAAAGAAAAATCCCCAAGCCCACAAGTACCGGCAATTGAGTTTAAAGATGTTTCCTTCCGCTACCCCGGAGCCGAAGAGGACGCCCTCCACCAGATAAATCTGAAAATTGCTCGCGGGCAAACCGTTGCCCTGATTGGAGCCACCGGCAGCGGAAAAACTTCCCTGGTGAACCTGATTCCCCGGGTTTATGATCCTCGCGAAGGCCAGGTTTTGGTTAACGGTAAGGACGTGCGGGAATGGCGCTTGCGCGACCTACGCAACCAAATCGCTTATTCGCCCCAAAAAATCACTCTATTCACCGGCACTATCGCCTCCAATATCGCCTTTGGGGAAGGGCTAAAAAATATTACTCCCGCCGATATCGTTGAGGGTGGTGACACCGCTGCTTGCGATTTTATTGACGATAAAGAGGGCGAGTTCGCGGCAGAAGTAGCTCAAGGGGGCAGTAACTTTTCCGGCGGGCAAAAACAGCGGATTTCGATCGCGCGGACAGTGGCTAGGGATGCCCAAATCCTGATTTTCGATGACACTTTTAGCGCCCTCGACTATGCGACTGACCGGGATATTCGCGGGGAACTGGCAGAAAAAGCTCGCGAAAAAACCCAGATTATTGTGGCACAGCGGATTGCCACTGTGCGGGAGGCCGACCAGATTCTAGTTATTGATCACGGCAAAATCGTAGCGCGGGGAACACATGAGTCTCTAATGGTCTCCTCGAAGATCTACCGCGAAATCGCGCTGTCCCAACTCTCTGAGGAGGAGTTGGCATGA
- the rplL gene encoding 50S ribosomal protein L7/L12: MAKLSKEELIDAFKEMTLLELSEFVKEFEDVFDVEAAAPAAVAVAAPGAAGGEEAAEEKTEFDVVLEAAGDKKIAVIKALRALQPGLALKEAKEKVDSAPTTVLEGASKEDAEKAKADLEGAGASVTLK; this comes from the coding sequence ATGGCTAAGCTCAGCAAAGAAGAGCTAATTGATGCTTTCAAAGAAATGACTCTGTTGGAACTGTCCGAGTTCGTTAAAGAATTCGAGGACGTCTTCGATGTAGAGGCCGCGGCGCCTGCCGCTGTCGCTGTTGCTGCCCCCGGTGCTGCCGGTGGCGAAGAAGCAGCCGAAGAAAAGACCGAATTCGACGTAGTGCTCGAAGCCGCTGGCGACAAGAAGATTGCCGTAATCAAGGCTCTGCGTGCGCTGCAGCCCGGACTGGCTCTGAAAGAAGCCAAGGAAAAGGTTGATTCCGCTCCCACCACCGTTCTGGAGGGTGCATCCAAGGAAGACGCCGAAAAGGCCAAGGCTGATCTGGAAGGCGCGGGTGCTTCTGTCACCCTGAAGTAA
- the amrS gene encoding AmmeMemoRadiSam system radical SAM enzyme — MCRTKIAEETDLPGKWFHPLGDGRIQCDLCPRNCRLREGQKGYCFVRERRGERIVLATWGRSSGFCIDPIEKKPLNHFYPGTPVLSFGTAGCNLGCKFCQNHEISAARQWDRLAQSATPTQIAAAAQEMSVQAVAFTYNDPVIYAEYAIDTARACRALGIHPIAVTAGYISPEARGEFFSVMDAANIDLKGFNEDFYWHLTGAHLTNILDNIAWVVNNTSTWVELTTLVIPGYNDDRAQLQAECEWIARELGTEVPLHFTAFHPDHKMLETPPTPLQTLRTAREIALEAGLKHVYLGNVHDSQADTTYCAGCGKVLISRDWYQLREYYLVAGKCPDCGKELAGHFDSRPGTWGSRSCPVRL, encoded by the coding sequence ATGTGCCGCACGAAAATAGCGGAAGAAACCGACCTTCCGGGAAAGTGGTTTCACCCGCTCGGTGACGGCAGAATCCAATGCGACCTCTGTCCGCGTAACTGTCGCTTACGGGAGGGGCAAAAAGGATACTGTTTCGTGCGGGAGCGTCGCGGGGAACGGATTGTGCTCGCCACCTGGGGCAGGTCGAGCGGATTTTGCATAGACCCGATAGAAAAGAAACCGCTAAACCACTTTTATCCCGGAACACCCGTGCTTTCCTTCGGCACCGCCGGGTGCAACCTAGGCTGTAAGTTCTGTCAAAACCACGAAATCTCGGCGGCACGGCAATGGGATCGCCTGGCGCAATCCGCCACCCCGACGCAAATCGCGGCAGCCGCGCAAGAAATGTCGGTACAGGCAGTGGCCTTTACCTACAACGATCCGGTTATTTACGCGGAGTATGCAATCGATACTGCCCGCGCCTGCCGCGCCCTAGGAATCCACCCCATTGCGGTAACCGCCGGTTATATTTCCCCCGAGGCTCGAGGCGAATTCTTTTCCGTCATGGACGCCGCAAATATCGATCTAAAAGGTTTTAACGAGGACTTTTACTGGCATTTAACCGGTGCGCACCTGACCAACATCCTGGACAATATTGCCTGGGTGGTGAATAACACCTCCACCTGGGTGGAGCTGACTACGCTGGTTATTCCCGGCTATAACGATGATAGGGCGCAGCTGCAGGCAGAATGCGAATGGATAGCGCGCGAGCTAGGCACGGAGGTTCCCCTGCATTTCACGGCTTTCCACCCCGACCACAAGATGTTAGAGACTCCACCTACGCCCTTGCAGACGCTGCGCACTGCCCGTGAGATTGCCCTCGAGGCCGGGTTAAAGCACGTCTACCTGGGTAACGTACATGACTCGCAGGCCGACACCACCTATTGTGCTGGTTGCGGCAAGGTGCTGATTAGCCGCGACTGGTATCAGTTGCGCGAGTATTACCTGGTGGCAGGTAAATGTCCCGATTGTGGGAAAGAGCTAGCCGGACATTTTGATTCCCGCCCTGGTACCTGGGGATCACGCTCCTGCCCAGTGCGACTATAG
- a CDS encoding ATP-binding protein translates to MQYFQRLSDQQLQRALESSGAVLIEGPKWCGKTTSAVHHAASALYMANPRNLEQNLVAADLDPNALLEGETPRLLDEWQVAPRLWDAVRFAVDERQAVGQFILTGSSTPVERSKMLHSGIGRIARMRMRTMSLFESECPQEYVSISDLFAEKKIPVLKNDYSLAQVSELLCRGGWPGAATRAGMDSRQAINYLDALIEEEIPLNSGNERNPDKMRAFLRSYARHSATSATLINIAKDTDISETTAREYLNALQQLFVIEELPAWNPNLRSKAAIRTTAVRHFVDPSLAAAAMGAGSGVLLRDLRTLGLLFETMCIRDLRAFASALDARLYHFRDKSGNECDAVMVQRDGRYGLIEIKLGGEGLVNQGADSLNKLSGLIDTTKMPAPSFRLVLTASGSYSLVRPDGVHVVPLPLLGL, encoded by the coding sequence ATGCAGTACTTTCAAAGACTTAGCGACCAACAGCTCCAGAGGGCGCTGGAATCAAGCGGAGCAGTCTTAATAGAAGGGCCAAAGTGGTGCGGAAAAACTACCAGCGCGGTTCATCACGCTGCCAGCGCCCTCTATATGGCTAATCCTCGTAATCTGGAACAGAATTTGGTAGCGGCAGATCTCGACCCCAACGCTCTTTTAGAGGGGGAAACGCCACGCCTTTTGGACGAATGGCAGGTAGCTCCGCGGCTTTGGGACGCGGTTCGTTTTGCGGTTGATGAAAGGCAAGCGGTTGGTCAATTCATATTGACGGGTTCGTCCACCCCGGTTGAGCGGTCTAAAATGCTGCATTCTGGGATTGGGCGAATCGCGCGGATGCGAATGCGCACTATGAGTCTGTTCGAATCAGAGTGCCCCCAAGAGTACGTCTCTATAAGTGACTTGTTCGCGGAAAAGAAAATTCCGGTTCTTAAAAATGACTATTCGTTAGCGCAGGTGAGCGAGTTGCTATGCCGGGGTGGGTGGCCAGGGGCGGCGACTCGTGCCGGAATGGATAGCAGGCAGGCTATAAATTACCTGGATGCTTTAATAGAAGAAGAAATTCCTCTCAACAGCGGAAATGAACGTAATCCTGACAAGATGCGGGCTTTCTTGCGCAGCTACGCCCGGCATAGTGCCACCTCAGCCACGCTGATTAACATCGCAAAAGATACCGATATTAGCGAAACTACAGCTCGGGAATATCTGAACGCATTACAACAGTTGTTTGTGATTGAAGAGCTACCAGCTTGGAACCCTAATCTCAGGTCAAAAGCTGCGATTAGAACTACTGCGGTTAGGCATTTTGTAGATCCATCGCTAGCGGCAGCGGCTATGGGGGCGGGCAGCGGAGTACTGCTGCGTGACCTGCGCACCCTGGGATTACTGTTTGAAACCATGTGCATTCGGGATTTACGCGCCTTCGCCAGTGCACTAGATGCAAGGCTGTATCATTTCCGAGATAAAAGCGGAAATGAATGCGATGCAGTTATGGTGCAACGCGATGGACGGTATGGGTTGATAGAAATAAAACTGGGAGGGGAAGGTTTAGTTAACCAAGGAGCTGATTCTCTAAATAAACTTTCCGGTCTTATCGATACCACGAAAATGCCAGCCCCCAGTTTCCGCCTAGTGTTAACTGCCAGCGGCAGCTATTCCCTGGTGCGTCCAGACGGGGTTCATGTGGTTCCCCTGCCTCTGCTGGGATTGTGA
- a CDS encoding ABC transporter ATP-binding protein, translating into MKDAEMSRWDQRVESARRGLEPVKEKISPVRVGGPRGGNVYEKAKKGQFSQSVRGLAQFLGRYRIAILFAAVLAIVGSLLTAIMPMFLGLITDVIASGLRSSIDMDRIFHLLRMATLVLVLGFCFNLGQSLIMVVVTQCTGQRMRYAIDRKIDHLPLSFFDKTSHGDTMSRVTNDIDTLVQTLHSAITTIITGIVTLVGAAFMMLYTEWRMALAGMGVTLLGFVLNAVIMVFSQRFFIRRQSYLGSLNGHIEESLSGQGIINIYNAAAATTAEFNRRNQRLFNATWRADFLSQLMMPVMGFVGNLGYVAVCVLGAVLVVKGNVTIGVIAAFMLYIRVFTQPLSNLASAAASFQSAAAAGGRVFEILEEDELPEESEKSPLSSEVTQGEVEFRDIRFSYQPGKEIIHGFSARVCPGQNVAIVGPTGAGKTTLVNLLMRFYELDSGEILLDGTPLSAMRREDVDSQFAMVLQDSWMFQGTLRENIIYSHQEVPEERLEQVIKAVGLSDLVAQLPHGLDTEIREDSALSSGQRQLVTIARAMLADKPLLILDEATSSVDTRTEQLIQRAVAKATAGRTSFVIAHRLSTIRDSDVIFVMEHGDIVESGTHEELLAAEGAYARLYNAQFTKGDIDA; encoded by the coding sequence ATGAAAGACGCAGAAATGAGCAGGTGGGACCAGCGAGTTGAGTCGGCGCGGCGCGGGCTAGAGCCAGTAAAAGAAAAAATCTCCCCAGTGCGCGTGGGAGGACCGCGCGGCGGTAACGTCTACGAGAAAGCTAAGAAGGGACAGTTCTCCCAGTCAGTGCGGGGACTTGCTCAGTTCTTAGGGCGTTACCGGATAGCTATCCTGTTTGCGGCAGTTTTGGCAATTGTAGGATCGCTGCTAACTGCGATTATGCCCATGTTCTTAGGTTTGATAACCGATGTGATTGCCTCGGGGCTGCGCAGCAGTATTGACATGGACAGGATCTTTCATTTGTTGCGGATGGCAACCCTCGTCCTGGTCCTGGGATTCTGCTTTAACCTGGGACAATCGCTGATAATGGTGGTGGTTACCCAATGCACCGGGCAGCGGATGCGCTACGCTATCGACCGAAAAATCGACCATCTCCCGCTGTCCTTCTTTGATAAAACCAGTCACGGCGACACCATGAGCCGGGTAACCAACGATATTGACACCCTGGTGCAAACCCTGCATTCGGCAATCACCACCATCATCACCGGAATAGTTACCCTGGTAGGCGCCGCTTTTATGATGCTGTACACCGAGTGGCGGATGGCGTTAGCCGGTATGGGAGTAACGCTTCTGGGGTTCGTCCTCAACGCCGTGATTATGGTGTTTTCGCAGCGCTTCTTTATTCGCCGGCAATCCTATCTGGGCAGCCTAAACGGACATATTGAAGAATCTTTATCCGGGCAAGGAATCATCAATATCTACAATGCGGCAGCCGCCACCACCGCCGAGTTTAATCGCCGTAACCAGCGGCTTTTCAACGCCACTTGGCGCGCCGATTTCCTCTCTCAACTGATGATGCCGGTAATGGGGTTCGTCGGAAACCTGGGATACGTGGCGGTATGTGTGCTAGGCGCAGTCCTGGTGGTGAAAGGCAATGTCACCATCGGAGTAATCGCCGCATTTATGCTCTATATCCGGGTTTTCACCCAGCCCTTATCGAACCTGGCTTCCGCGGCGGCCTCCTTCCAATCAGCGGCAGCTGCTGGAGGGCGCGTCTTTGAAATCCTAGAAGAAGACGAACTGCCCGAGGAATCCGAAAAATCTCCCCTGAGTAGCGAGGTAACCCAAGGAGAGGTAGAGTTCCGAGATATCCGCTTCTCCTATCAGCCGGGTAAAGAAATTATTCACGGATTTTCGGCGCGGGTTTGCCCGGGACAAAACGTAGCCATCGTAGGGCCGACCGGAGCCGGAAAAACCACCCTGGTAAACCTATTAATGCGTTTTTACGAACTGGATTCTGGAGAAATCCTCCTGGACGGCACCCCGCTTTCTGCGATGCGCCGCGAGGACGTGGATTCACAGTTCGCGATGGTGCTGCAAGACAGTTGGATGTTCCAAGGGACCCTGCGGGAAAACATTATTTATTCCCACCAGGAGGTACCCGAAGAACGTCTTGAACAGGTGATTAAGGCAGTCGGGCTTAGCGATCTGGTCGCGCAGCTGCCACACGGCCTCGATACCGAGATTCGAGAGGATTCCGCCCTCTCAAGCGGGCAACGCCAATTGGTCACTATCGCCCGTGCCATGCTTGCCGATAAGCCGCTTTTGATCCTGGACGAGGCTACCTCCTCGGTCGATACCCGCACGGAGCAGCTAATTCAGCGAGCAGTAGCCAAAGCTACTGCGGGGCGCACCTCGTTCGTAATCGCGCATCGCCTGTCCACTATTCGCGACAGTGACGTGATATTCGTGATGGAGCATGGCGATATTGTCGAATCCGGGACGCATGAAGAGTTGCTGGCCGCCGAGGGCGCATACGCCCGCCTCTACAACGCGCAGTTCACCAAAGGTGACATAGATGCCTAA
- a CDS encoding amino acid ABC transporter ATP-binding protein: MTSQPENQPLMVDLQHVHKFFGDLHVLRDVSLQVATGEVCVLLGPSGSGKSTLLRCVNELEQVSGGRVYLNGELLGMKEDAPSKNPVRAYLDRRRGSLTEQGTVLRRLTDQEIARQRSQVGMVFQRFNLFPHKTALENVMEAPIQVKGVHKEEARTKALELLERVGLAERADHYPAQLSGGQQQRVAIARALAMEPELMLFDEPTSALDPELVGEVLSVMQDLARGGMTMIVVTHEIGFAREVADHVVFMDEGKILEQGTPDQVINHPQNPRTQDFFSKVL, encoded by the coding sequence ATGACCTCACAACCAGAAAATCAACCCCTAATGGTGGATCTGCAGCACGTCCACAAGTTTTTCGGGGATCTCCACGTGCTGCGGGACGTAAGTTTGCAGGTAGCTACCGGTGAAGTTTGCGTACTGCTAGGACCGTCGGGCTCCGGGAAATCTACCCTGCTGCGCTGCGTAAACGAGTTGGAACAGGTTTCTGGAGGACGCGTTTACCTCAACGGAGAACTGTTGGGAATGAAAGAGGACGCGCCCTCGAAAAATCCGGTACGCGCGTATTTGGATCGCCGCCGCGGTTCGCTTACCGAGCAGGGAACAGTGCTGCGCCGCTTAACCGATCAGGAAATCGCGCGCCAGCGTTCTCAAGTGGGTATGGTGTTTCAGCGTTTCAACCTCTTCCCCCATAAGACCGCGCTGGAAAACGTGATGGAAGCGCCTATACAGGTGAAAGGGGTTCACAAAGAGGAGGCACGCACTAAGGCTTTGGAGCTGCTTGAGCGGGTCGGGCTGGCAGAGCGCGCTGACCATTACCCGGCGCAGCTTTCGGGCGGGCAGCAGCAGCGGGTGGCTATCGCCCGCGCCCTCGCCATGGAGCCCGAGCTGATGTTGTTTGACGAGCCTACTTCCGCCCTGGATCCCGAATTGGTAGGGGAAGTCCTCTCAGTCATGCAGGATCTGGCACGCGGAGGGATGACCATGATTGTGGTAACCCACGAGATTGGTTTCGCCCGAGAAGTTGCTGACCACGTAGTGTTTATGGACGAAGGTAAAATCTTGGAGCAGGGTACCCCTGACCAGGTAATTAACCATCCACAAAACCCCCGCACCCAAGATTTCTTCTCTAAGGTGCTTTAG
- a CDS encoding PASTA domain-containing protein, producing the protein MSENIQKKDKNNKKPWYKRWWGIAAIVIGALVILGLIVNALTPAEAVPNVVGKTAAQAEETLRDAGFTNIKIKSEDGKIVIAKNNWDVVSQSPKAGEKAKPATEIELTVSHERIEKEQQKEEKAKQDEKKAERAKKQDAEKAENQKLEEERKATTNSTGLDSIAANQACGKAWENALRIKYPSSKVKIHSIAGVLRSEKVGENFEVKLEGSVNGGTINVECTVSGNRDNPQVDMVAVY; encoded by the coding sequence GTGTCTGAAAATATTCAAAAAAAAGATAAGAATAACAAAAAACCTTGGTATAAACGCTGGTGGGGAATTGCGGCAATCGTTATTGGCGCCCTAGTTATTTTGGGACTAATAGTCAACGCATTAACTCCTGCCGAGGCGGTTCCTAACGTAGTGGGAAAAACTGCAGCCCAAGCCGAAGAAACTCTTAGAGATGCAGGTTTTACCAACATAAAAATAAAATCTGAAGATGGCAAAATCGTTATAGCTAAAAATAATTGGGATGTGGTTTCGCAGTCCCCTAAGGCAGGAGAAAAAGCAAAACCAGCCACAGAGATCGAACTAACTGTGTCCCATGAACGGATTGAAAAGGAACAGCAGAAAGAAGAAAAAGCAAAACAAGATGAGAAAAAAGCTGAACGGGCTAAAAAACAGGACGCGGAGAAAGCCGAAAACCAAAAGCTAGAAGAGGAAAGAAAGGCCACCACTAACTCCACTGGTCTGGACTCAATTGCAGCTAATCAAGCCTGCGGGAAAGCATGGGAAAACGCTTTACGCATCAAGTACCCTTCATCAAAAGTAAAAATTCATAGTATAGCTGGGGTTCTACGTTCGGAAAAAGTTGGCGAGAATTTTGAGGTTAAGCTAGAGGGTAGCGTAAACGGAGGCACCATTAACGTGGAATGCACCGTATCTGGTAACCGTGATAACCCGCAGGTAGATATGGTCGCGGTTTACTAA
- the amrB gene encoding AmmeMemoRadiSam system protein B, protein MGENPRREPAVAGMFYPQEAAEIKTEARKLNEAAGKYLQVRPNLPPDDPQVSGQVKAIVAPHAGWVFSGMLAAAAWRRAALGRKVTKRILLLGPTHRVAIRGVALPGCDQFGTPAGMLAVPTQKVLAQTQDLPLTVTIDPLTHRDEHALEVQVPLIIENFGEDVQLIPLNVGEAAPTAVAEIIDALADEQTLIAVSSDLSHYHPYNQAERIDEATIAQIQNLELPLTSEQACGVRPLNGLLELCRQRGVYPRLIGNYNSSDTPYAGSDRVVGYAAFEVRSGS, encoded by the coding sequence ATGGGTGAGAATCCGCGGCGGGAACCGGCGGTGGCTGGAATGTTTTATCCGCAGGAAGCGGCAGAGATTAAAACCGAGGCACGAAAGCTCAATGAAGCTGCTGGGAAATACTTGCAGGTACGCCCGAATCTGCCACCCGATGATCCCCAAGTAAGTGGGCAGGTCAAGGCAATTGTGGCACCTCATGCCGGGTGGGTATTTTCAGGAATGCTAGCTGCCGCTGCCTGGCGTAGGGCGGCTTTAGGGCGCAAAGTGACCAAACGGATACTGCTACTGGGACCCACTCATCGGGTAGCAATCCGCGGAGTGGCTTTGCCCGGCTGTGACCAGTTCGGAACGCCAGCGGGAATGCTGGCGGTACCCACTCAAAAGGTGCTGGCGCAAACCCAGGATTTACCGCTGACAGTAACTATAGATCCCCTTACTCACCGGGACGAACATGCTCTGGAAGTGCAGGTTCCGCTGATAATCGAGAACTTTGGTGAGGACGTGCAGCTGATTCCGCTAAACGTGGGGGAGGCGGCCCCCACGGCGGTAGCGGAAATCATCGATGCCCTTGCCGATGAACAAACCCTGATAGCAGTCAGCTCTGATCTGTCCCACTATCACCCATACAATCAGGCAGAACGCATAGATGAGGCAACCATTGCGCAGATACAAAACCTGGAACTGCCGCTCACTTCGGAACAAGCCTGCGGGGTGCGCCCGCTAAATGGGCTGCTAGAGCTATGCAGGCAGCGCGGGGTCTATCCGCGCCTAATCGGAAACTACAACTCGAGCGACACCCCCTATGCGGGCAGTGATCGGGTAGTGGGGTACGCCGCCTTCGAGGTAAGGAGCGGCTCATGA